A region of Catenibacterium mitsuokai DNA encodes the following proteins:
- a CDS encoding GDSL-type esterase/lipase family protein → MKKIIGVFIFLLICMSSPVYAENHDLVQYIGDSYTQGYSSDGMITGDDVWYVQASHKAGLDYTQESYGGIGFVAQLSGKTFSTLLEDGKGKNAKYVVIAGGYNDMAYSYDTIKNKVYETVKKAQRLYPDAKILVGMTGDATSDHSRFKNVIQAYKDGTKEAGGFYITNSEYALNENKNYFASDGYHPNVKGHQAIGETIGGYLMKCEDIRVNSYASTITIGAGTYATSNGYFINTTGIYHNYYMVDGIVDQSISGAIKYKDEYYKVDAGEVDTSYTGSWTYNGTTYYLINGHTNKNMNGPVKNKGYWYYVKNGLVINKNTVVYFNGDWYYIHNGKLDKDYTGLVDYNGKTYYIVDGVVNHSCNGLTYINGEWCYIVNGVLDTDYNNLILYNGTWYYVENGKINWHYTNLVQYYGTWYYVENGKINWNKNTLCQVNGHGTWYYVENGKINWNYQGLTYFNNEWYYIHNGVHQTSYSSLVLYNGTWYYVKNGKIDWHYTNLVQYHGTWYYVENGKINWGKNTLSQVNGHGAWYYIENSQINWHYTGLTQYFGTWYYIQNGALNWSYNGLVYYHGTWFYVHNGQIDWNYSNLVLYNGTWYYVENGKIDWNKITLSQVDGHGTWYYVENGQINWSYNGYYNNHTIHNGVVC, encoded by the coding sequence ATGAAAAAAATAATAGGTGTTTTCATTTTTCTACTTATTTGCATGAGTTCACCTGTTTATGCAGAGAATCATGATCTTGTACAATATATTGGAGACTCTTATACGCAGGGTTATTCTAGCGATGGAATGATTACTGGAGATGATGTGTGGTATGTTCAGGCAAGTCATAAAGCAGGACTTGATTATACACAGGAATCTTATGGTGGTATAGGATTTGTTGCTCAGTTATCGGGTAAGACATTTAGTACTTTATTAGAGGATGGAAAAGGAAAGAATGCGAAATATGTAGTCATTGCAGGTGGCTATAATGATATGGCTTATTCCTATGACACTATTAAGAATAAAGTCTATGAAACAGTAAAAAAAGCACAGAGATTATATCCTGATGCAAAGATTCTTGTTGGTATGACAGGAGATGCTACAAGTGATCATTCGCGATTTAAGAATGTCATCCAAGCATATAAAGATGGCACAAAAGAAGCAGGTGGTTTTTATATCACCAATAGTGAATATGCCTTAAATGAAAATAAGAATTACTTCGCATCAGATGGTTATCATCCTAATGTGAAAGGTCATCAAGCCATTGGTGAAACAATTGGTGGCTATTTAATGAAATGTGAAGATATAAGAGTCAATTCTTATGCCTCTACTATTACTATAGGAGCAGGCACTTATGCCACTTCAAATGGTTATTTTATAAATACAACAGGTATTTATCACAATTACTATATGGTAGATGGTATTGTGGATCAGTCCATCTCCGGTGCTATTAAGTATAAAGATGAATATTATAAAGTGGATGCAGGTGAAGTGGATACATCTTACACTGGTTCATGGACATATAATGGAACAACCTATTATTTGATCAATGGTCATACAAATAAGAATATGAATGGTCCAGTAAAGAATAAGGGTTATTGGTATTATGTGAAAAATGGTCTTGTAATTAACAAGAATACAGTCGTTTATTTTAATGGAGACTGGTATTACATTCATAATGGTAAGCTAGATAAGGATTATACAGGTTTAGTAGACTATAATGGAAAGACATATTATATAGTTGATGGTGTAGTGAATCATTCATGTAATGGATTGACTTATATTAATGGTGAATGGTGTTATATCGTTAATGGTGTTTTAGATACAGATTATAATAATCTGATTCTTTATAATGGTACATGGTATTATGTAGAGAATGGTAAAATCAACTGGCATTATACAAATCTTGTACAATATTATGGGACTTGGTACTATGTAGAAAACGGTAAGATCAATTGGAATAAAAATACATTATGTCAGGTTAATGGTCATGGTACTTGGTATTATGTAGAAAATGGCAAGATCAACTGGAACTATCAGGGACTCACTTATTTCAATAATGAATGGTATTATATTCATAACGGTGTTCATCAGACCAGCTACTCTAGTCTTGTACTTTATAATGGGACTTGGTATTATGTGAAGAATGGTAAGATTGACTGGCATTATACAAACCTTGTACAGTATCATGGGACATGGTACTATGTGGAAAATGGCAAGATCAACTGGGGTAAGAATACATTGTCTCAGGTCAATGGACATGGTGCTTGGTATTATATTGAAAACAGTCAGATTAATTGGCATTATACTGGCTTAACACAATATTTTGGTACATGGTATTATATCCAGAATGGTGCATTGAACTGGTCTTATAATGGATTGGTGTATTATCATGGGACTTGGTTCTATGTCCATAATGGACAGATTGACTGGAACTATTCTAATCTCGTTTTATATAATGGTACTTGGTATTATGTAGAGAATGGCAAGATCGACTGGAATAAGATAACTTTATCTCAGGTTGATGGGCATGGTACATGGTACTATGTTGAAAATGGACAGATCAACTGGTCATATAATGGCTATTACAACAACCATACAATTCATAATGGTGTTGTATGTTAG
- the asnB gene encoding asparagine synthase B, whose protein sequence is MCGFLTVGSKELEIDVFDEALGKIEGRGPDMVETYRLFDKTFGFNRLAIMDLSEKGMQPFSDDHTIVVCNGEIYNYPELKKNIMDEYTFKSSSDCEVLIPLYRKYGLDTLVRYLDGEYAFCLYDALTDKMMAARDPIGIRPMFYGYTEKGTIAFGSEAKALMPVCKEIMPFPPGHYYDGEKFVCFNDVADVKLMHNDDVETIALNLRVKLIEAVKKRLQSDAPVGYLLSGGLDSSLVCAIGQRITDIPIKTFAIGMETDPIDLKYAKEVAEFLGTDHTEVIMTKEDVLGSLREVIRTLETWDITTIRASIGMYLLCKYIHEHTDLKVILTGEVSDELFGYKYTDFAPSPEEFQKESQKRMRELYMYDVLRADRCISANALEGRVPFADLDFVDYTMRIDPKKKMNTYNKGKYLLRHAFEGLNYLPHDILFREKAAFSDAVGHSMVDYLKEYADSLYTDEDVKNAKDKYPYCTPFTKESLLYRDIFESYYPGKAKWIKDFWMPNKTWENCDVNDPSARVLKNYGDSGK, encoded by the coding sequence ATGTGTGGTTTTTTAACAGTAGGTTCTAAAGAACTAGAAATTGATGTATTTGATGAAGCTTTAGGAAAGATTGAAGGCAGAGGTCCAGATATGGTCGAGACGTATCGATTATTCGATAAGACTTTTGGTTTTAATAGATTAGCTATTATGGATTTAAGTGAAAAGGGTATGCAGCCTTTTTCTGATGATCATACTATTGTGGTATGTAATGGAGAAATCTATAACTATCCAGAATTAAAGAAGAATATTATGGATGAATATACTTTTAAGTCTTCGAGTGATTGTGAAGTATTAATTCCTTTATATAGAAAATATGGTTTAGATACACTTGTAAGATATTTAGATGGTGAATATGCATTCTGCTTATATGATGCATTAACTGACAAGATGATGGCTGCAAGAGATCCTATTGGTATTCGTCCGATGTTTTATGGATATACTGAAAAAGGCACTATCGCATTTGGTTCTGAAGCCAAAGCTTTAATGCCTGTCTGTAAAGAAATCATGCCTTTCCCACCAGGACATTATTATGATGGTGAGAAGTTTGTATGCTTCAATGATGTGGCTGATGTGAAATTAATGCATAATGATGATGTAGAAACTATCGCCTTGAACCTACGTGTTAAATTAATTGAAGCCGTTAAGAAGAGATTACAGAGTGATGCCCCTGTTGGTTATTTATTATCTGGTGGTTTGGATTCATCTTTAGTATGTGCGATTGGTCAACGTATTACTGATATACCTATCAAGACATTTGCGATTGGTATGGAAACAGATCCAATTGACTTAAAGTATGCGAAAGAAGTAGCTGAATTCCTAGGTACTGATCATACAGAAGTGATCATGACTAAAGAAGATGTACTTGGTTCTTTAAGAGAAGTCATCCGCACATTAGAAACATGGGATATTACAACTATTCGTGCAAGTATCGGTATGTACTTATTATGTAAATATATTCATGAACATACTGATTTAAAGGTCATTTTAACAGGAGAAGTCAGTGATGAATTATTTGGTTATAAATATACAGACTTTGCGCCTAGTCCTGAAGAATTCCAGAAAGAATCTCAGAAACGTATGCGAGAATTATATATGTATGATGTATTAAGAGCAGATAGATGTATTAGTGCGAATGCCTTAGAAGGTCGTGTTCCTTTCGCAGATCTTGATTTTGTAGATTATACAATGCGTATTGATCCAAAGAAGAAGATGAACACATACAACAAAGGTAAATATCTCTTAAGACATGCTTTTGAAGGTTTAAACTATCTTCCTCATGATATCTTATTTAGAGAAAAAGCAGCTTTCTCTGATGCTGTTGGACATTCTATGGTGGATTATTTAAAAGAATATGCTGATTCACTCTATACAGATGAAGATGTTAAAAATGCTAAGGATAAATATCCTTACTGCACTCCATTTACTAAAGAATCTCTATTATATCGTGATATCTTTGAATCTTATTACCCAGGAAAAGCCAAATGGATCAAGGACTTCTGGATGCCTAACAAGACTTGGGAAAACTGTGATGTCAATGACCCAAGTGCGAGAGTACTTAAAAACTATGGTGATTCCGGAAAATAA
- a CDS encoding type II toxin-antitoxin system HicA family toxin yields MKARTYSIIEFKRILENNGYRFLRHAKGDHCIYSNGERTITIKRTHVNKMIARRLIREYDLKVDD; encoded by the coding sequence ATGAAAGCAAGAACGTATTCCATCATAGAATTCAAAAGAATATTAGAAAACAATGGTTATCGATTCCTTAGACATGCAAAAGGGGACCATTGTATTTACTCTAACGGTGAGCGTACTATCACTATTAAGAGGACTCATGTGAATAAGATGATTGCTCGTAGACTTATTAGGGAATATGATTTAAAGGTAGATGATTAA
- a CDS encoding putative holin-like toxin: protein MTTYEIIMIMLTCLTLIISLLTLVVRLLLIIIDKNAKK from the coding sequence ATGACAACGTATGAAATAATCATGATTATGTTAACGTGTTTGACACTGATCATATCTTTATTGACACTTGTTGTTAGATTACTTCTTATCATTATTGATAAGAATGCAAAAAAATAA
- a CDS encoding putative holin-like toxin translates to MTTYEVIMIMLTCLTLIISLLTFVVRLLLIIIDKNEKK, encoded by the coding sequence ATGACAACGTATGAAGTAATCATGATTATGTTAACATGTTTAACACTGATCATATCTTTATTGACATTTGTTGTTAGATTACTTCTTATCATTATTGATAAGAACGAAAAAAAGTAA
- a CDS encoding DEAD/DEAH box helicase, producing MKCPVCGNEDEHYISYINKRPYCRKCIAFGRTYLDESYPIHTTPLIMTDASYHLSFTLSSRQQFISEQLITNYENATNSIVLAVCGSGKTEISYAIIKHVIEKGGRVCFTIPRRQLCIELHERIQKDFPHLTIGLLYGGYQENNDAPLIICTTHQLYRFVSSPFDLIIMDEADAFPFYGDDVLNSIFYHASKRYIKLSATLLEEDIHDECVMIMNRRYHGHDLPVPHIYIIPQFLWLISLKYWIKKLLETHLRVLVYVPRKSDAQYYADLLRDTYKVQGVSSESPYLNEYTKDFKEGLLDVLITTTILERGITIEDVQVIVLEAGDRIFDERTLIQIAGRVGRKIGYEDGRILLIDNHYSKAMKGCIKTIQSLNRMSV from the coding sequence GTGAAATGTCCTGTATGTGGTAATGAGGATGAACACTATATCAGCTATATCAATAAGAGACCTTATTGTAGAAAGTGTATAGCGTTTGGACGTACTTATTTAGATGAATCTTATCCAATACATACGACTCCTTTAATAATGACTGATGCGTCCTATCATCTTTCTTTTACCTTGTCGTCCCGCCAGCAGTTCATCTCTGAACAACTGATCACGAATTATGAGAATGCCACGAATTCTATTGTCCTTGCTGTATGTGGCTCTGGTAAAACAGAAATCTCTTATGCGATCATCAAGCATGTGATTGAAAAAGGGGGACGCGTATGTTTCACAATCCCTAGAAGACAATTGTGTATAGAATTACATGAAAGAATCCAGAAGGATTTTCCTCATCTGACCATTGGTCTTCTATATGGGGGCTATCAAGAGAATAATGATGCCCCCTTAATCATTTGTACTACCCATCAGCTCTATCGATTTGTATCTTCTCCTTTTGATTTAATTATTATGGATGAAGCCGATGCATTTCCTTTTTATGGAGATGATGTATTGAACTCTATCTTTTATCATGCCTCTAAAAGGTATATTAAATTATCCGCTACATTACTTGAGGAAGATATTCATGATGAATGTGTCATGATCATGAATCGACGCTACCATGGTCATGATCTGCCTGTTCCTCATATTTATATCATTCCTCAATTTTTGTGGCTCATATCCTTGAAATATTGGATTAAGAAACTATTAGAAACGCACCTTAGAGTACTTGTTTATGTACCTAGAAAAAGTGATGCACAATACTATGCAGACTTGTTAAGGGATACATATAAAGTACAGGGTGTGAGTTCAGAGTCTCCTTATTTAAATGAATATACAAAGGATTTTAAAGAAGGATTATTAGATGTCTTAATCACCACAACGATATTAGAAAGAGGAATCACAATAGAGGATGTACAGGTGATTGTATTAGAAGCAGGAGATCGTATATTTGATGAAAGAACATTGATACAGATTGCGGGAAGAGTAGGAAGAAAAATAGGATATGAGGATGGAAGAATATTATTAATAGATAACCATTATTCAAAGGCAATGAAAGGATGTATCAAAACCATTCAATCTCTCAACAGGATGTCTGTTTGA
- a CDS encoding phosphoribosyltransferase has product MYKRELQRRYKDYLIVVAPSASKANDVRGFAPNQAIAMTIHSHVFNGLYKKVDYKQSDQSYTQRAGIRDVIGLRGGLFLENRKILLLDDVMTSGETIKTCLKLIEKEKPQKIEILILAIKEKYLVNLGIIKQARSI; this is encoded by the coding sequence ATGTACAAAAGAGAACTACAAAGACGCTATAAGGATTATTTGATTGTTGTTGCACCAAGTGCGTCAAAGGCGAATGATGTGCGTGGTTTTGCTCCCAACCAGGCCATTGCAATGACAATTCACTCTCATGTTTTCAATGGACTCTATAAGAAAGTGGATTATAAACAAAGTGACCAGTCTTATACGCAAAGAGCAGGGATACGTGATGTGATTGGATTAAGGGGTGGATTATTCCTTGAAAATAGGAAAATACTTCTATTAGATGACGTGATGACTTCTGGAGAAACCATTAAGACTTGTCTTAAATTAATTGAAAAAGAAAAGCCCCAGAAAATCGAAATATTGATCCTCGCAATAAAAGAGAAATACCTTGTAAACTTGGGAATAATTAAACAAGCAAGGAGTATATAA